One genomic region from Drosophila busckii strain San Diego stock center, stock number 13000-0081.31 chromosome 3R, ASM1175060v1, whole genome shotgun sequence encodes:
- the LOC108604827 gene encoding uncharacterized protein LOC108604827 — protein sequence MWQTLSTLTTSLKMLPTALHCQCERRRQRNVRSKQRCPNFSNNTEMQSHLLYGSASSSATTATATTATATAADSMTPTAATETSVGSHGEYNTRRCSCCSRNKANYTLRYLMLLLCCLCLVCDDAHATLRDVNLLPEPPAVRRGQSVTLYCLYELDGAPLYSIKFYRGLMEFYRFTPGEFPHTKVFQYPGIKVDEPSSNGSMVMIRNVGFGLAGNFSCEVTADAPLYSTATAYANVQVTQLPEARPTLLTEHLRYEPGDILRANCSAPPSRPRAELRFTINNIPVSSDDEIQYIRTVENLITARLNLKLQLQSAHFTNAHGNRNLQLHGLAVNTMYMTNALIANAANGHAGNAGGGGGAAVGSLMLRCTAKIGDLYQDYKEIELGTPQKDPVPARVTLSTNSGLRNFLETYFNTSGARATSKKSNSIGCIIVVCYLISLCWLRSNNS from the exons ATGTGGCAGACGCTATCAACGCTAACCACATCACTCAAAATGCTCCCCACGGCATTGCACTGTCAGTGTGAGCGTCGTCGACAACGCAACGTCAGGTCAAAGCAACGATGCCCGAACTTCAGCAACAACACGGAAATGCAAAGTCATCTGCTGTATGGCAGTGCGTCCagctcagcaacaacagcaacagcaacaacagcaacagcaacagcagcagacagcatgacaccaacagcagcaactgagacGAGTGTAGGCAGCCATGGCGAGTATAACACGCGTAGGTGTTCATGTTGCAGTCGCAACAAGGCCAACTACACGCTGCGCTatctgatgctgctgctctgctgtctCTGCCTCGTTTGTG ATGATGCGCATGCAACGCTGCGTGATGTCAACCTGCTGCCGGAGCCGCCGGCGGTGCGACGTGGCCAGTCAGTGACGCTTTACTGTCTGTATGAGTTGGACGGTGCGCCGCTTTATTCCATTAAATTCTATCGCGGCCTTATGGAGTTCTATCGCTTTACACCCGGCGAATTTCCGCATACGAAAGTCTTTCAATATCCAGGCATCAAAGTGGAC GAGCCTAGCTCCAATGGCAGCATGGTCATGATACGCAACGTGGGCTTCGGCCTTGCAGGCAATTTCAGCTGCGAAGTAACCGCCGATGCGCCACTCTACTCAACCGCCACTGCCTATGCAAATGTTCAGGTTACGC AATTACCTGAAGCACGACCTACGCTACTAACGGAACATTTACGCTATGAGCCCGGCGATATATTGCGAGCTAATTGCAGTGCACCACCATCGCGACCAAGAGCCGAATTGCGTTTTACTATAAACAATATACCG GTCAGCAGCGATGATGAGATTCAATATATACGCACAGTTGAGAACCTAATCACAGCCAGACTGAACCTCAAACTGCAACTACAGTCAGCGCACTTTACTAACGCCCATGGCAATCGGAATTTGCAGTTACATGGACTAGCTGTTAATACTATGTACATGACAAATGCATTGATAGCCAATGCGGCCAATGGTCATGCTGGCaatgctggtggtggtggtggtgccgCTGTTGGGAGTCTCATGTTGCGTTGCACGGCGAAAATTGGTGATTTATATCAAGACTACAAGGAAATCGAATTGGGCACACCGCAAAAGGATCCGGTGCCGGCCAGAG TTACACTATCGACGAACTCGGGTCTACGCAATTTCTTGGAAACCTATTTTAATACATCGGGAGCAAGAGCGACGAGCAAGAAATCTAATAGCATTGGCTGCATTATTGTAGTTTGCTATTTAATCAGCTTATGCTGGCTaagaagcaacaacagttaa